The following are encoded together in the Lathyrus oleraceus cultivar Zhongwan6 chromosome 3, CAAS_Psat_ZW6_1.0, whole genome shotgun sequence genome:
- the LOC127127500 gene encoding F-box/kelch-repeat protein At3g23880-like — MNIPPSKSRRKLNMPPSSPPLTVPDDLTLELLSLLPVKSLMRLRCVCRSWNALIYKPIFIALSYLRVKSLVQLRCVCKSWSALISNPTFIKNHLKKSAQNPHIVLISVTDNFPSYFVVDSLPVSRLVENPLINLADDHHCGIKEENGIRVVGSCNGLLCLSSTQLISLIYVWNPATRQISTKSGCYNFSWRTTEFAFGYDISRDTYKVVAFFQDSRDVQVCSLGEDTWRNIQCFPKVCLPPHFRFDSGVYLSGTLNWLVVRNNNVNRDGSKLKVEHYVIISLDLGTETYTKLLPPRDFDQVSLVESTICVLMDSLCFSHDSKGISLVIWKMVEFGVQKSWTQFFKICYHNLEIYDIHYRVVPLCLYGDTLILVDYLDGRPILYNWKNNKGMRTRITASKWWFYVNNYVESLVSTDGK, encoded by the coding sequence ATGAATATCCCTCCATCTAAGTCACGGCGTAAGCTCAACATGCCGCCATCATCGCCACCGTTAACTGTCCCCGACGATCTTACTCTTGAACTCTTATCGTTACTTCCCGTAAAATCTCTCATGCGACTCAGGTGTGTTTGTAGGTCTTGGAATGCTCTAATCTATAAACCTATCTTTATAGCTCTATCCTACCTTCGTGTGAAATCTCTTGTGCAACTCAGATGCGTTTGCAAGTCGTGGAGTGCTCTAATCTCTAACCCTACTTTTATAAAAAACCACCTTAAAAAATCTGCACAAAACCCACACATAGTACTAATTTCGGTTACGGACAACTTTCCAAGCTATTTCGTAGTGGATTCTTTGCCGGTTAGTCGTTTAGTGGAGAACCCGTTGATCAACCTGGCTGACGATCATCACTGCGGAATTAAGGAAGAAAATGGCATCAGGGTTGTTGGTTCATGCAATGGCTTGCTTTGCTTGAGTAGCACGCAATTAATAAGTCTGATTTATGTCTGGAACCCGGCTACAAGGCAAATATCTACAAAATCGGGGTGTTATAACTTTTCGTGGAGAACCACCGAGTTTGCGTTTGGTTACGATATTTCGAGAGACACTTATAAGGTAGTGGCCTTCTTTCAGGATAGTAGAGATGTGCAAGTTTGTAGCTTGGGTGAAGATACTTGGAGAAACATTCAATGTTTTCCCAAGGTTTGTCTTCCTCCTCACTTTCGCTTCGACAGTGGGGTCTATTTGAGTGGTACTCTTAACTGGTTAGTCGTACGAAATAATAATGTTAATCGTGACGGAAGCAAACTTAAGGTTGAGCATTATGTGATCATCTCACTTGATTTAGGGACAGAGACATACACAAAGTTGTTGCCCCCTCGAGATTTTGATCAAGTGTCGTTGGTTGAATCAACTATTTGTGTGCTGATGGATTCCCTTTGTTTTTCCCATGATTCTAAGGGAATCAGTCTTGTTATATGGAAGATGGTGGAATTTGGAGTTCAGAAGTCTTGGACTCAATTCTTTAAAATTTGTTATCATAATCTTGAGATTTATGATATTCACTATCGGGTGGTGCCGTTGTGTCTCTATGGTGATACATTGATATTGGTCGACTATTTAGATGGAAGACCGATTCTCTATAACTGGAAAAACAACAAGGGTATGCGAACTAGAATTACTGCATCAAAATGGTGGTTCTATGTCAATAATTATGTTGAAAGTTTGGTTTCAACGGATGGGAAGTAA